One region of Daphnia pulicaria isolate SC F1-1A chromosome 7, SC_F0-13Bv2, whole genome shotgun sequence genomic DNA includes:
- the LOC124350525 gene encoding dedicator of cytokinesis protein 1-like isoform X2: MTQWIPTPEKDRLGVVTYNVQHDGEYCLKLEVGDTVHNLCQEEFWYFGYSVRNRALKGIYPKSFIHIQPSFIEKTAIGEQVTACQSPVVQEVTSVLREWGQIGQELYRTHDHKWRAVYLLMRDLMSNRSKMLTGTLTLDELRELTHALTSQIDFGNNLLGLDMVVRDELGSILNPDSASVVQLYRHHEQASQRIKKAVASSNNMNGITNTIGMGPMNPTKIKLANRHSHMFFVAVRNFVCRIGEDTELLLCLYDAKEWKPLTENYVLRWSRMGLSMDLDLLGNMRVLYTDLGSRDLARERVFLICYVIRVGNMDIRPEDPRRQTTAMGSTAGGSSRRTISGALANNSPPPEFLRRPCGVAYMDVTDYLSGRQETDEEKQHFVPFISCSERDSLDVTLRRLIVSGREISHKEHKNQGLWVSLRLLHGDMKQVSEEHPALVQVAQVAVSRKLGFPEIILPGDVRHDLYLTLSSGEFSRGAKSADKNVEVTVRVCNEKGVPIPGVMHLGSGVTAQDEYRSVVYYHEDKPRWSETFKIAIPIDEFYRSHLKFTFKHRSSNEAKDRTEKPFALSYVKLMQDNGTTLMDTQHELLVYKVDHRKLDENETAYLGLPSTRAELVEHGSSKPSAPGLTVNSKDSLLIGTCLCSTKLTQNVELLGLLKYHSSQSQQLPAILSALMKVDGEEVVKFLQDVLDALFNILMLNSDSNIFDHSVFDCLVFIIGLVTDRKYEHFKPVLDVYIKDNFSATLAYKKLLVVLNDCVQSTVMTKLQGDDLLRVMKALQYLFKFVVRSRQLFVNLYGDVEEGADSDFESLLLNLFASMSDFMRRSDGLVLLAQGACLKYIPCAIPDLLLVIDDQQLSTSLADIVTSVPAGRLNNQKMMTLNDIVHSQLFLKPECRAIILPVVVKRVKELLTGPQEVEMSVTVMCDVMQILYRKDVGATHNDVAEVMANGLRTIIQTIISIDREDPFVGPLVSVMLSIFRQMTPHHYRNYLGHFATRSDLLDFLIEILMVFKDLVAKHVYAPDWAQMILLQNSIVLKALRFFSHTIRDRFSNPYEGQLWNNYFFCAITYVCQPALQLESFTQTKRRQVLARYRDMRREMGFEIRTMWFNLGQHKINFVPAMVGQFLEMTLLPETELRRATIPIFFDMMQCEFYSPRLQGEAYSDTKRDSSHIKGNFQEVENKLITQLDVLVEGGRGDEHYKDLFQSLMTELCEKHSTMRDQGLKLVRTVTRLMERLLEYRSIITDENRENRMSCTVNLLNFYQEISRKEMYIRYLNKLCDLHLECDNFTEAAYTLQLHAQLLRWSDEPLPTLLLTSRHPHITSHRQLKEALYLDSIDLFDRGKMWECALSLCKELARQYEEETFDYGRLGALLNRMATLYDHIIHQVRHEPEYFRVAFYGRGFPAFLQNKIFVFRGKEYERLSEFSNRIMLQFPNAETMNRLTPPDQEIMDSPQQYLQMNKVDPMLSAEDQERFASKPVSEQILRFYRVNRVQRFSFSRPFHRGQRDSDNAFSTTWLERTILTTSHQLPGILRWFPVVESHVFELNPIQFAIETMEKSNKSLTELILSHRSDPKLTLHPLTMKLQGIVDAAVNGGISNYEKAFFTDRYLLEHPEDADSVSELQELFALQIPLVEAALVVHRSRVNQALQPLQQRIEECFQEMRVHIESKYGRRDVDPQLERQMEQLTRNQRQSTHSSGGGGGLGVGAYSLYNRLSTNSTGDASHPDSVHHHLSSPANLTSSVNIAASRLSSVTLQSSGGSSGGSLHNPSITRHQSSLFSRTSSQAVLSSLSFSLPSSSSSSANPSSSGSSISPVKMLTTGHRFRSNKSGTDKKLRDKENKQHRDSFRRLSSSSIGGRGSHFPSLSLAGFGLGGSSNSVPSSPAVVVNSSGNSNSGSTSALGSSAHSLDASSSSETVGQLALSESTSSPTVVIELTQQLTAKRPLRSEARRSSTVNRPSYNGDGLGGVCSSPSQNSVASTLSSSSGEDLPPPLPAKQGCSTSVGGCGDAPPEKPPLPVVNLSEIKEVGGENGGAPPPPPKKPARPLPPI, encoded by the exons ATGACGCAGTGGATTCCAACTCCAGAGAAGGATCGCTTGGGTGTTG TGACTTACAATGTGCAGCACGATGGAGAGTACTGCCTCAAACTCGAAGTGGGTGATACAGTTCACAATTTGTGCCAGGAGGAGTTCTGGTACTTTGGCTACAGTGTCAGAAATCGAGCTCTCAAAGGAATTTACCCCAAGAGCTTCATCCACATCCAGCCGTCCTTCATTGAGAAGACTGCCATAGGAGAGCAAGTGACAGCCTGTCAGTCACCCGTCGTTCAGGAAGTGACATCCGTTCTACGAGAATGGGGTCAAATCGGCCAGGAACTTTATCGAACTCACGATCACAAATGGCGTGCAGTCTATTTACTAATGAGAGACCTCATGTCCAACCGAAGCAAAATGCTCACCGGGACGTTGACGCTGGACGAACTGCGCGAGCTCACGCACGCCCTGACATCGCAAATCGATTTTGGCAACAATTTGCTCGGCCTCGACATGGTGGTGCGTGACGAGTTGGGGAGCATTCTCAATCCAGACTCGGCCTCTGTCGTCCAACTCTACAGACATCACGAACAGGCCTCGCAGCGAATCAAGAAAGCCGTGGCCTCCAGTAACAACATGAACGGCATTACCAACACCATCGGAATGGGGCCGATGAACCCGACCAAAATCAAACTGGCCAATCGTCACTCGCACATGTTTTTCGTCGCCGTTCGCAATTTCGTTTGCCGAATCGGTGAAGATACGGAACTGCTACTCTGCCTTTACGACGCCAAGGAATGGAAGCCGTTGACGGAGAACTACGTCCTCCGCTGGAGTCGAATGGGACTCTCGATGGATCTGGATTTACTCGGCAACATGCGAGTCCTTTACACAGACCTGGGAAGTCGAGATTTAGCCCGCGAGCGCGTCTTCCTTATCTGCTACGTGATCCGGGTGGGGAATATGGACATCCGGCCGGAAGATCCTCGACGGCAGACGACAGCAATGGGATCAACGGCCGGTGGATCTTCACGGCGGACAATCAGCGGGGCTTTGGCTAACAACTCTCCTCCTCCCGAATTCCTTCGCCGGCCCTGCGGCGTCGCCTACATGGACGTGACAGATTACCTCAGTGGTCGACAGGAGACGGACGAAGAGAAGCAGCATTTCGTGCCTTTCATTTCCTGCAGCGAACGGGACTCGCTGGACGTAACTCTGCGGCGATTGATCGTCTCGGGCCGTGAGATCAGCCACAAGGAGCACAAAAATCAAGGACTGTGGGTCAGCCTGCGTCTCCTACACGGCGATATGAAACAGGTCAGCGAGGAGCATCCCGCCCTGGTCCAGGTGGCCCAGGTGGCCGTCAGCCGCAAATTAGGTTTCCCCGAAATCATCCTGCCCGGTGACGTCCGTCACGATCTTTACCTGACCTTGTCGTCGGGTGAATTCAGTCGAGGAGCCAAATCGGCCGATAAAAACGTCGAAGTGACGGTCCGCGTCTGCAACGAGAAGGGCGTACCTATTCCAGGAGTGATGCACCTGGGCAGCGGAGTGACGGCCCAGGATGAATACCGTAGCGTCGTCTACTATCACGAAGATAAGCCGCGCTGGAGTGAAACGTTCAAGATCGCCATTCCCATCGACGAGTTCTACAGGAGTCACCTGAAATTCACGTTCAAACATCGGTCCAGCAACGAGGCCAAAGACCGGACGGAGAAGCCGTTCGCTTTGTCTTATGTTAAACTGATGCAGGACAACGGGACGACGCTGATGGACACCCAACATGAACTGCTAGTCTACAAAGTGGATCACCGTAAACTGGACGAGAATGAAACGGCCTATTTGGGACTTCCGTCCACCCGGGCCGAATTGGTGGAACACGGGTCCTCCAAGCCGTCGGCTCCTGGCCTGACGGTCAACTCCAAAGACTCGCTGCTCATCGGCACCTGCCTCTGTTCGACTAAATTGACACAAAACGTCGAACTCCTGGGATTGCTCAAATATCACTCGTCCCAGTCGCAGCAGTTGCCGGCCATCCTGAGTGCCTTGATGAAGGTCGACGGCGAAGAGGTGGTCAAGTTTCTCCAGGACGTCCTCGACGCTTTGTTCAACATTCTGATGCTCAATTCCGATTCAAACATCTTTGATCACTCCGTTTTTGATTGTCTAGTCTTCATTATCGGTCTGGTGACGGACCGAAAATACGAACATTTTAAG CCGGTGCTCGATGTGTACATCAAAGACAATTTCAGCGCCACTTTGGCCTATAAGAAGCTGCTGGTCGTGTTGAACGATTGCGTCCAGTCGACTGTGATGACTAAATTGCAAGGCGACGATCTGCTGCGGGTGATGAAAGCCCTTCAGTACCTGTTCAAGTTTGTGGTGCGATCCCGTCAGCTATTTGTCAACCTGTACGGCGACGTGGAAGAAGGTGCCGACTCGGATTTCGAGAGCCTCCTTCTCAATTTGTTTGCCAGCATGTCGGATTTTATGAGACGCAGCGACGGATTGGTACTACTAGCCCAAGGGGCATGTCTCAAGTACATTCCCTGCGCCATTCCCGATCTTTTACTGGTCATTGACGATCAGCAGCTGAG taCGTCATTGGCTGATATTGTTACGAGCGTTCCAGCCGGCCGGCTCAACAATCAGAAGATGATGACGCTCAACGATATAGTGCACAGCCAACTGTTTCTGAAACCTGAATGCCGTGCTATTATCCTACCGGTGGTAGTCAAGCGCGTCAAAGAGTTGCTCACTGGTCCGCAGGAG GTTGAGATGAGCGTGACTGTTATGTGCGACGTGATGCAAATTCTCTACCGGAAGGATGTCGGTGCGACCCATAACGACGTTGCCGAAGTGATGGCCAACGGATTGCGGACCATCATTCAGACCATCATCTCAATCGACCGTGAAGATCCGTTTGTCGGTCCTCTGGTCTCGGTCATGCTGTCCATCTTCCGTCAAATGACCCCGCATCATTATCGCAATTATTTGGGACACTTTGCCACACGCTCCGATCTGTTGGATTTCCTCATCGAGATTCTCATGGTCTTCAAGGATCTCGTGGCCAAACACGTCTACGCTCCTGATTGGGCGCAAATGATTCTCCTGCAGAATTCCATCGTCCTGAAAGCTTTGCGCTTTTTCTCCCACACCATCCGGGATCGATTCTCCAATCCCTACGAGGGCCAGCTCTggaataattatttcttctgCGCCATTAC GTACGTGTGTCAGCCAGCCCTTCAACTGGAATCGTTCACCCAAACGAAACGGCGTCAAGTGCTGGCCAGGTACCGGGACATGCGACGCGAGATGGGCTTCGAAATTCGAACAATGTGGTTCAACCTCGGCCAGCACAAGATCAATTTCGTTCCGGCCATGGTGGGCCAGTTCCTGGAAATGACGTTGCTACCCGAGACGGAATTGCGCAGAGCGACGATCCCCATCTTTTTCGACATGATGCAATGCGAATTCTACTCGCCTCGACTCCAGGGTGAAGCTTACAGTGACACCAAGCGCGACTCGTCTCACATCAAA GGCAACTTTcaagaagttgaaaataaattgatcACCCAACTGGACGTCCTGGTGGAGGGCGGAAGGGGAGACGAGCACTACAAGGATCTCTTCCAGTCGCTGATGACGGAACTGTGCGAGAAACACTCTACAATGCGCGACCAGGGCCTGAAACTTGTCCGCACAGTCACCCGGTTGATGGAGCGGCTCCTCGAGTACCGATCCATCATCACGGATGAGAACCGCGAGAACCGGATGAGCTGCACCGTCAACTTGTTGAATTTCTACCAAGAGATCAGCCGCAAGGAGATGTACATCCGCTATCTCAACAAGTTGTGCGACTTGCACTTGGAATGCGACAACTTCACAGAGGCCGCCTACACGCTCCAGCTTCACGCCCAGCTGTTGCGCTGGAGTGACGAGCCTCTGCCGACGCTCCTTCTCACCTCCAGGCATCCGCACATAACGTCGCACCGCCAGCTGAAGGAAGCCCTCTACCTGGACAGTATCGATCTCTTTGACCGCGGTAAAATGTGGGAATGTGCCCTGTCGCTCTGCAAGGAGCTGGCCCGTCAGTACGAAGAAGAAACGTTCGATTACGGACGTCTGGGCGCCTTGCTCAACCGGATGGCCACCCTCTATGATCACATTATCCATCAAGTGCGTCACGAACCCGAATATTTCCGAGTGGCCTTCTACGGTCGCGGATTTCCGGCTTtccttcaaaacaaaattttcgtcTTCCGGGGTAAAGAATACGAAAGGCTGAGCGAATTCTCCAACCGGATCATGCTGCAATTCCCCAACGCCGAGACGATGAACCGGCTGACTCCGCCCGACCAGGAGATTATGGATTCACCGCAGCAGTACTTGCAGATGAACAAAGTCGATCCGATGCTCAGCGCCGAGGATCAGGAGCGGTTCGCCAGCAAACCCGTCAGCGAGCAGATTTTGCGCTTCTACCGGGTCAACCGCGTCCAGCGTTTCAGCTTCTCGCGGCCGTTCCATCGCGGCCAGCGCGACTCGGACAACGCCTTCTCGACCACTTGGCTGGAGCGGACCATTTTGACGACGTCCCACCAATTGCCGGGCATCCTCCGGTGGTTCCCGGTGGTCGAGTCTCACGTCTTTGAGCTGAATCCCATCCAGTTCGCCATCGAGACGATGGAGAAGAGCAATAAATCGCTGACGGAATTGATCCTGTCGCACCGATCCGATCCCAAACTCACCCTGCATCCGCTGACGATGAAGCTCCAGGGCATCGTCGACGCTGCCGTCAACGGCGGCATCAGCAACTACGAGAAGGCCTTTTTCACAGATCGCTATCTTCTGGAACACCCGGAAGATGCCGATTCCGTGTCGGAGCTGCAGGAGCTGTTTGCTCTGCAGATCCCGCTGGTGGAAGCGGCTCTGGTCGTCCATCGATCGCGAGTCAACCAGGCCTTGCAGCCACTCCAGCAGCGGATAGAAGAGTGCTTCCAGGAGATGCGGGTTCATATTGAGAGCAAATATGGCAGACGGGATGTGGACCCGCAACTGGAGCGTCAAATGGAGCAGCTGACTCGGAATCAGCGGCAATCGACACACAGTTCCGGTGGCGGCGGAGGCTTGGGAGTGGGTGCTTACTCTCTTTACAACCGGCTGAGTACCAACAGCACAGGAGATGCCAGTCATCCGGATTCGGTCCATCATCATCTCTCCTCTCCGGCGAATTTGACTTCCAGTGTGAACATTGCGGCGTCTCGATTGTCATCCGTCACGCTCCAATCGTCCGGCGGCTCAAGTGGAGGATCGTTACATAATCCATCGATAACCAGGCACCAATCCAGCTTGTTTTCTCGCACTTCCTCTCAAGCCGTTCTGTCGTCGCTGAGTTTTTCACTGCCCAGCAGCAGTTCCTCTTCAGCCAATCCATCGTCATCCGGCAGTAGTATCTCTCCCGTCAAGATGCTCACGACTGGCCATCGATTCCGTTCCAACAAATCCGGCACCGACAAGAAATTGCGAGACAAGGAGAATAAACAGCATCGAGATTCGTTCCGCCGGCTGAGTTCCAGTTCGATTGGTGGCCGTGGATCGCATTTCCCCAGCTTGTCGCTGGCCGGATTCGGATTAGGGGGAAGCAGTAATTCGGTCCCGTCAAGCCCTGCCGTAGTGGTGAATTCTTccggcaacagcaacagcggtAGCACCAGTGCTCTGG GTTCCAGTGCTCATTCGCTGGAtgcctcgtcgtcgtctgaaACGGTGGGCCAACTAGCCTTGTCGGAATCGACGTCTTCGCCGACGGTTGTCATCGAATTGACGCAACAATTGACGGCCAAACGGCCACTCAGGTCCGAGGCCAGACGATCGTCGACCGTCAACCGACCGTCGTATAACGGCGATGGTCTCGGTGGCGTTTGCTCCTCGCCGTCGCAGAATAGTGTCGCATCGACGCTGAGTTCATCGTCCGGCGAAGACCTTCCGCCACCTCTTCCGGCTAAACAGGGGTGCTCTACTAGCGTCGGCGGTTGTGGCGATGCACCTCCAGAGAAGCCGCCGTTACCCGTCGTCAATTTGTCGGAGATCAAAGAGGTTGGTGGAGAAAATGGAGGAGCTCCACCCCCTCCACCCAAGAAACCGGCACGCCCATTACCTCCCatctag